In Meriones unguiculatus strain TT.TT164.6M chromosome 17, Bangor_MerUng_6.1, whole genome shotgun sequence, a single window of DNA contains:
- the LOC132648471 gene encoding sentrin-specific protease 2-like: MEKEISSALGPGSKDEILSCAFKLQMTRGDLWTLRNTQWLNDKVINFYMNLLMERNQSQGYPALHAFNTFFYTKLKSGGYRSVRRWTRAVNIFAKELLLVPVHLGMHWSLAVTDLRKKSIVYMDSTGQKRPDILELLFCYLREESKARRNSDLSPVEWKQHSMSAEEIPQQLNGGDCGVFACKYADYISRGQPITFSQQHMPLFRKKMVWEILHKRLL; the protein is encoded by the coding sequence atggagaaagaaatcagcagtgcgctaggccctgggtcaaaagatgagatcttgagctgtgccttcaaactgcaaatgactcgaggagacctgtggaccctaaggaacacccagtggctcaacgacaaagtcatcaatttttacatgaatcttctcatggaaagaaatcaaagtcaaggctacccggcacttcacgcatttaataccttcttttacaccaagttaaagtctggtggctacaggtcagtcagaagatggacccgggcagtaaacatctttgccaaggaacttctcctggtcccagttcacctgggcatgcactggagcctggcggtcacagacttaagaaagaagagtattgtctacatggactccacgggacagaagagacccgacatccttgagctgcttttctgctatctgcgggaggagagcaaagcgagaaggaacagcgacctgagccctgtggagtggaagcaacacagcatgtcggcagaggagattcctcagcagctgaatgggggcgactgcggcgtgttcgcctgtaaatatgcagattacatttccaggggccagcccatcaccttctcccagcagcacatgcctctgttcaggaagaagatggtgtgggagatcctgcacaagcgcttactgtag